The following proteins are co-located in the Macadamia integrifolia cultivar HAES 741 unplaced genomic scaffold, SCU_Mint_v3 scaffold2385, whole genome shotgun sequence genome:
- the LOC122066425 gene encoding triacylglycerol lipase OBL1-like, with product MASNCNDDIWGNYLVMKPKEASFMDLFHLLFSSDLEKRNFLNCHREGKKEADLRRRCVIFVSVLIQKILLLSAEPMSKFGSVYEQWLNLLSCNGGFIELIFNFITGYVVTPADKSSASFASCIGALDTRLDLDKSIKQGDSRYYWELSMMASKLSYENKAFIQNVVTNHWKMKFIGFYNFWNDYEQKITTQAFMFQDKETNPEFIMVAFRGTEPFNAYDWITDFDFSWYELKDVGKIHAGFMKALGLQKNQGWPKEVKEGENHPSVAYYAIREMLRDMLQRNPQAKVIVTGHSLGAALAILFPLILSLHDEAWLLEKLEGVYTFGQPRVGDKKLGEYMNKQFKEHCVEYLRFVYSNDMVPRLPYDDSTLLYKHFGPCVYYNSLYQGKIVKEEPNKNYFSIVEAIPTHLNAMWELIRGFIIPFVKGADYAEGGSQRMFRILGLIIPGISAHGPQDYVNSTRLCSSITSFQRQDLTQQQGLN from the exons ATGGCTAGCAATTGCAATGATGATATCTGGGGAAACTACCTTGTAATGAAGCCAAAGGAAGCAAGTTTTATGGATCTATTCCATCTCTTATTTTCCAGTGatttagagaaaagaaattttttaaattgtcaCAGGGAAGGCAAGAAGGAGGCAGATCTTCGACGTCGATGTGTCATCTTTGTTTCTGTCCTCATACAAAAAATTCTTCTCTTATCAGCAGAGCCCATGTCTAAGTTTGGTTCTGTGTATGAACAGTGGCTGAACCTTCTCTCCTGTAATGGAGGTTTCATTGAACTTATCTTCAATTTCATTACAG GGTATGTTGTGACACCTGCTGATAAATCTTCGGCCTCTTTCGCATCATGTATTGGGGCTCTAGATACAAGATTGGATTTAGACAAGAGCATCAAACAAGGTGACAGCAGATATTATTGGGAACTCTCTATGATGGCCTCTAAACTATCTTATGAGAATAAAGCCTTCATACAAAATGTTGTCACAAATCACTGGAAG ATGAAATTCATAGGCTTCTATAATTTCTGGAATG attatgaacaaaaaataacaaCACAGGCCTTCATGTTCCAAGATAAAGAGACAAACCCAGAATTTATAATGGTAGCATTCAGAGGCACTGAACCCTTCAATGCATATGATTGGATCACAGATTTTGACTTTTCCTGGTATGAGCTCAAAGATGTGGGAAAGATCCATGCTGGCTTCATGAAAGCTTTAGGGTTACAAAAAAACCAAGGATGGCcaaaggaggtaaaagaaggTGAAAACCACCCTTCTGTTGCTTATTATGCAATCAGGGAAATGTTGAGAGATATGCTACAGAGGAACCCACAGGCAAAGGTCATCGTGACTGGGCATAGCTTGGGGGCTGCATTAGCTATTCTCTTCCCTTTGATATTGTCTTTACATGATGAAGCTTGGTTATTGGAGAAGTTGGAAGGGGTTTATACATTTGGGCAGCCTAGAGTTGGTGATAAGAAGCTTGGAGAATACATGAACAAACAATTTAAGGAGCATTGTGTAGAATATTTAAGGTTTGTCTATTCTAATGACATGGTTCCAAGGTTGCCTTATGATGACTCTACACTCCTGTATAAGCACTTTGGACCCTGCGTCTACTATAATAGCCTCTATCAAGGAAAg ATTGTGAAAGAGGAGCCAAACAAGAATTACTTCTCAATAGTGGAGGCAATTCCAACACACTTAAATGCAATGTGGGAGCTGATTAGGGGCTTCATTATTCCATTTGTAAAAGGGGCAGATTACGCAGAAGGAGGGAGTCAGAGAATGTTTAGGATTCTTGGATTGATAATTCCAGGAATATCAGCCCATGGACCTCAAGATTATGTAAACTCTACCAGATTGTGTTCCTCGATTACATCTTTCCAACGCCAAGACCTTACTCAGCAACAAGGCCTGAATTag
- the LOC122066423 gene encoding uncharacterized RNA-binding protein C660.15-like — protein MDRKLVVLGIPWDVDTDGLREYMNKFGELEDCIVMKERHTGRSRGFGYVTFASAEDAKNALSSEHILGNRSLEVKIATPKEEMRQPAKKVTRIFVARIPQSVTEAAFRSHFETYGEITDLYMPKDQGSKGHRGIGFITFESSGQDLLILPESHM, from the exons ATGGATAGGAAGCTTGTG GTTCTTGGGATTCCCTGGGATGTTGATACCGACGGGCTGAGGGAGTATATGAACAAATTTGGAGAATTGGAAGATTGTATCGTGATGAAG GAGCGGCACACTGGTCGATCTCGTGGTTTTGGCTATGTGACATTTGCTTCTGCTGAAGATGCAAAG AATGCTCTTTCAAGTGAGCACATTCTCGGTAATCGATCGCTGGAAGTGAAAATAGCTACGCCTAAG GAAGAGATGAGACAACCAGCAAAGAAAGTAACCCGGATATTTGTGGCTAGAATCCCCCAATCTGTCACAGAAGCGGCATTTCGAAG TCACTTTGAGACATATGGTGAGATTACTGATTTATACATGCCAAAG GATCAAGGTTCCAAAGGACATCGTGGGATTGGGTTTATCACGTTTGAAAGTTCTGGTCAGGACTTACTAATTCTCCCTGAATCTCATATGTAG